Proteins encoded by one window of Blautia luti:
- a CDS encoding recombinase family protein, producing the protein MKKTKTKCYLYTRVSTSMQVDGYSLDAQRDKLRKYAEYEDMVVAGEYSDEGFSGKNIQGRHEFQRMLQDIQDCKDGVEYVLVFKLSRFGRNAADVLNSLQLMQDFGVNLICVEDGIDSSKDSGKLMISVLSAVAEIERENIRTQTMAGREQKAREGKWNGGFAPYGYRLEKGELLIAEDEVDVIRTIFDRYIHTNDGVSGVAKYLNRQGFVKKLRQNGTIPGFSASFVKSIIDNPVYMGKIAYGRRRTEKKIGTRNEMHVVEQSEFPVYEGKHEAIISEEDWNLAQEKRKINAYRRGKVNDPTHAHILSGILKCPCCGKSLYGNIAKAHSKDKKTRYYYYCKNTVTPTGHECTFRLNIEQMEMNRMVASIISAMVSDPRFADAIKAKIGSAVDTNDLEKQLEALQAQLRQTLGTKARLERQMDGLDVNDPYYDRKISDLQRRYDEQYGAIDEIEVQIDDVQSQIRSIRQEKISGDNIYRLLLAFDQVYEAASEVERKEFMRAFIERIELFPEKQPDGNWIRKIIFNFPVPVNGTEVKELPLENETIVETVALLSQLKQKPDH; encoded by the coding sequence ATGAAGAAAACTAAAACAAAATGTTATCTCTACACACGGGTATCTACATCCATGCAGGTGGACGGATATAGTCTGGATGCTCAGCGAGACAAACTGCGGAAATACGCTGAATACGAAGATATGGTAGTGGCTGGTGAATATTCTGATGAAGGCTTTTCCGGCAAGAATATTCAGGGCAGGCACGAATTTCAGCGGATGCTGCAAGACATTCAGGACTGCAAAGACGGTGTGGAATATGTGCTGGTGTTCAAGCTGTCCCGGTTTGGCAGGAATGCCGCTGACGTTCTGAATTCCTTGCAGCTGATGCAGGATTTCGGTGTCAATCTGATTTGTGTGGAAGACGGCATTGACAGTTCCAAAGATTCCGGCAAGCTGATGATTTCTGTCCTTTCTGCGGTGGCAGAGATAGAGCGTGAAAATATTCGGACACAGACGATGGCCGGACGGGAGCAGAAAGCCCGTGAAGGAAAATGGAACGGTGGCTTTGCCCCTTATGGATACCGCCTTGAAAAAGGCGAACTGTTGATTGCTGAGGATGAAGTGGACGTGATCCGCACCATCTTTGACCGCTATATTCACACCAACGATGGTGTCAGTGGCGTGGCAAAATATCTGAACCGGCAGGGCTTTGTGAAGAAGTTAAGGCAGAACGGCACCATTCCCGGTTTTTCTGCCAGCTTTGTGAAGAGTATCATTGATAATCCGGTATATATGGGAAAAATCGCCTATGGCAGACGCCGGACAGAGAAGAAGATCGGCACACGGAATGAGATGCACGTAGTTGAGCAATCGGAGTTCCCTGTGTACGAGGGGAAGCATGAGGCTATCATTTCAGAAGAAGATTGGAACCTCGCGCAGGAAAAACGGAAAATCAATGCTTACCGGCGTGGGAAAGTCAATGACCCTACCCACGCACATATCTTGTCCGGTATTCTGAAATGCCCCTGCTGCGGCAAAAGCCTGTACGGGAATATTGCGAAAGCCCACAGCAAGGACAAAAAGACCCGCTATTACTATTACTGCAAGAATACGGTGACGCCAACAGGCCACGAGTGTACCTTCCGGCTGAATATTGAGCAGATGGAAATGAACCGCATGGTAGCGTCAATCATCTCTGCTATGGTCAGTGACCCACGGTTTGCGGATGCAATCAAGGCGAAAATCGGCTCCGCTGTCGATACGAACGATTTGGAGAAGCAGCTGGAAGCATTACAGGCGCAGCTTCGGCAGACATTAGGCACAAAGGCCCGACTGGAACGGCAGATGGACGGTTTAGATGTGAATGACCCGTATTATGACCGGAAAATTTCTGATTTGCAGCGCCGATATGACGAGCAATATGGCGCAATAGATGAGATTGAAGTCCAGATTGACGATGTGCAAAGCCAGATACGGAGTATCCGGCAGGAGAAGATTTCGGGTGATAATATCTACCGCCTGTTGCTGGCATTCGATCAGGTCTATGAAGCAGCCTCCGAAGTGGAGCGGAAGGAGTTCATGCGGGCGTTTATTGAGCGGATTGAGTTATTCCCGGAAAAGCAGCCGGATGGCAACTGGATTAGGAAGATTATCTTCAACTTCCCTGTCCCGGTGAATGGAACAGAAGTGAAAGAATTGCCCTTGGAAAATGAAACAATAGTCGAGACAGTTGCTCTTTTGTCCCAACTGAAACAAAAGCCGGATCATTAA
- a CDS encoding response regulator transcription factor produces MPGILVVEDDENLNRGITFSLKKSGYEVFSAESVKKAKRIASDNNVDVTICDVNLPDGNGLEFVRWMRCNYNTYIICLTALDQEMDQVMGYEAGADDYITKPFSLSVLLLKIEAHFRRRQEKTEAGKMISGDIVFIAGEMKVLIKSREISLTKTELKMLTFFLQNPKQILSKTQILENVFDLEGDFVDENTIAVNIRRLREKIEDNPAAPVYIKNIRGLGYIWNQEVRQ; encoded by the coding sequence ATGCCAGGTATACTCGTGGTTGAAGATGATGAAAATTTAAATCGTGGAATTACATTCTCACTGAAAAAATCCGGATATGAGGTTTTTTCAGCAGAATCAGTGAAAAAAGCGAAAAGAATTGCAAGTGATAATAATGTGGATGTTACCATTTGTGATGTGAATCTTCCGGATGGGAATGGACTGGAATTTGTAAGGTGGATGAGATGCAATTATAATACATACATTATTTGTCTTACAGCACTAGATCAGGAGATGGATCAGGTCATGGGATATGAAGCAGGGGCAGATGATTATATTACAAAGCCGTTTAGTCTTTCGGTACTTCTTTTGAAAATAGAAGCACATTTCCGCCGCAGACAGGAGAAAACGGAAGCCGGAAAGATGATTTCGGGAGATATCGTATTTATCGCAGGAGAAATGAAAGTCCTGATAAAGAGTCGTGAAATCAGTCTGACAAAAACGGAGTTGAAAATGCTGACTTTTTTTCTTCAGAATCCGAAACAGATTCTTTCAAAAACACAAATATTGGAAAATGTGTTTGATCTGGAAGGGGATTTTGTGGATGAAAATACAATCGCTGTCAATATCAGAAGACTCCGTGAGAAAATCGAAGACAATCCGGCTGCACCGGTCTATATAAAGAATATCAGAGGTCTTGGGTATATATGGAATCAGGAGGTAAGGCAGTGA
- a CDS encoding sensor histidine kinase gives MESGGKAVTKRYRKKITVVLSLVLPVILLFAILNCFTTYVFYEDYKYKMNLMTEIAAKEEFFGLDAVSELLKDKDIETNEQGRRLLEQYGYWGNKGNAFYSQFRHQVMVTGAVSTVICVLLLTFLLYWKKKEDACHQKILDQLEEILIRFRENKFDDLLKTENHAELEKLNDQLEAIGHHIQLIKEEARAEKENTKEMVSDISHQLKTPVAALDTCFSVLMQNDLSATEQEEFRIRCRSALDGLETLLQSLLEISKMETGLIQINKKKLPLMDTVISAVNRTYPKADEKEMEFVFDYEKELETCMVMQDKRWLGEAVINVLDNAVKYSPCGSKIFIRLQKRNYLVRMEIEDQGIGIPQNEYHKIFQRFYRGSSKEVMEKSGTGIGLFLSREIIEKHAGTITVTSGKKKKGSTFVIQLPYVG, from the coding sequence ATGGAATCAGGAGGTAAGGCAGTGACAAAGAGATATCGCAAGAAGATTACAGTAGTGCTCTCCTTGGTATTACCTGTCATATTATTGTTTGCAATATTAAATTGCTTTACCACGTATGTGTTTTATGAAGATTATAAATATAAAATGAATCTTATGACAGAGATTGCTGCAAAGGAAGAATTTTTCGGGCTGGATGCTGTTTCGGAATTGCTTAAGGATAAGGATATTGAAACTAACGAACAGGGAAGGCGATTATTGGAACAATATGGATACTGGGGGAATAAAGGGAATGCATTTTATTCGCAATTCCGGCATCAGGTTATGGTGACCGGTGCTGTAAGCACTGTGATATGCGTGCTTCTTTTGACTTTTTTACTTTATTGGAAGAAAAAAGAAGATGCGTGTCATCAGAAAATTTTAGACCAGTTGGAAGAAATTCTGATCAGATTCCGTGAAAATAAATTTGATGATTTACTGAAAACGGAAAATCATGCAGAACTGGAAAAATTGAATGACCAGCTTGAAGCAATCGGACATCATATTCAGTTGATAAAGGAAGAAGCAAGGGCAGAAAAGGAGAACACGAAAGAAATGGTTTCTGATATTTCTCACCAGTTAAAGACACCGGTTGCAGCTTTGGATACATGTTTTAGTGTGCTGATGCAGAATGACTTAAGTGCCACAGAACAGGAGGAGTTTCGTATCCGTTGTCGGAGTGCTCTGGATGGACTGGAGACATTATTGCAGTCGCTTCTTGAAATATCCAAGATGGAAACTGGACTGATTCAGATTAATAAGAAAAAACTTCCGCTTATGGATACTGTCATATCTGCTGTGAACCGCACTTATCCTAAAGCGGATGAGAAAGAAATGGAATTCGTTTTTGACTATGAAAAAGAGCTGGAAACATGCATGGTTATGCAGGATAAAAGGTGGCTTGGTGAAGCTGTGATCAACGTTCTGGATAATGCGGTCAAGTACAGTCCGTGTGGTTCAAAAATATTTATCCGGTTACAAAAAAGAAACTATCTTGTAAGAATGGAAATTGAGGATCAGGGAATTGGTATTCCGCAGAATGAGTATCACAAAATTTTTCAACGATTTTACAGAGGAAGTTCCAAGGAGGTCATGGAAAAGAGTGGTACAGGAATCGGACTTTTTCTATCGAGAGAAATTATCGAAAAACACGCAGGTACGATTACGGTAACCTCCGGCAAAAAGAAAAAAGGAAGCACGTTTGTGATTCAATTACCATATGTTGGTTAA